In Verrucomicrobiota bacterium, the DNA window GGCGCGCCGCGTGCGACTCGATCTGCTCGATCGCGTCCGCGCTGGCACACTTCGAATGCAGGACGACCCGCAGCACGAGCTCGGGCTTCGCCTCGAGGAGCTCGAGCGTCGGGAACATGCCGACCGCATAGGAGTAATCAAACGCCTTGTCGTAGCGCTTCAGCTTCATGGTCCGTCGCCGGTTCTCAGGGTCAAGACGCGGTCTGCCCTCCGCAGGACATGAAGGGCCGGGACAGCACTGTAGCCGTCCCGGCCCGGAATCGCAAGGGCTCGATGTCACGAGCAACCCTGTTCAGTCATCTTCCTCGGCCGAGCCCTCGTCGCGGATCAGCTCGACTTCGATGCAGATCGACTCGCTCTTGCGCACGCCGTCGACGACCTGGAACACGATGTCATAGTCGCGCAGCCTTCTGGGGTCGCTCGGTGCCGCGCCCTCGTAGATCGCCTTCTCGCAGAAACGGTCCTCGTCCTTGACCGGCCCGTCGGCATGCCAACGGAACAGAAGCGGCTGGCCCTCGGGATCGTAGCTCGCCGAGCCGTCCAACCGAATCATCTCACCCGGCCTGACGCGGATCCTTCGAGGCCCATCGAGCTTGGCCACCGGAGCCAGGTTCTGCTCGCGGATCGCCTCCGGCACCGGCTTGCGCACCAGGGGCGTCGGCTCAGAGTGCGGCTTGAGGCTCGTGCGGATCGGGTAGACGCCGCGGTCCTTGCCGCCCTCGAAAAACGCCACGTTCATCATCGAGATCGTTAACCAGTGGAACTCGGTCTGGTCACCGCTGACGATCTTGAGCAGCAACATCGAGTCGGTGCCCCAGCTCCCGGGCGTCGCCGCGATGTCCCCGGTAGCAGTGCCGAACGGGTTCCATACCTCGACCGAACCATCCACCTCATCGGTTTCCGGATCGTCCCAGTTCGGGTCCGTCTTCTTGGGGAAGACGAAGCACCCCCGCTTATCGGTGTGTCCCTTGAACTTGGGCCGGTCGGCAATAAGCCGCGCATCGGCCTGTCGGGTGTCGACATTCGTCACCTGGTAGCAGTACACAGCGGCACCGACGAGGGGCTCATCATTCAGGTCGAGCACGTACAGCTCGTGCCGACTCGCCGCAATCAGACGACCGTGAATACCCCAGAACGCCACACCACGCTGACCGAGGTAGTACTGTATCTGGCCCGCGTTCGCCGGATGCAGCCACAGATGAACCATGTCCATGAGGCTGCTGTAGCCCGTGCCGCACGCGACACCCAGCTCGGGCGAGAACAGAATGCTGGTGCCACGGCGCCCAAGCGTCGGCAGGAGTGGTCCGCCCGCATAGGGCGTGCCGTCCCCGTCGGCAATCAGGATGAGGTTCGAGCTGCACGCATACCCGTACAGGTCAGGCAGCGAGAGCATCGTGTGTCCCAACTCGTGGACGACGGGCGACCAGATCGCGTCAAGGTGGCTGCCATCGTCTTCGCCGATCGGGAAGCCGCCGTCCTGGTACTCGAGATGCCACTCGTACGGGCGGTTGGGCCCCGTACCGGGGATGAAGTCGATGAACTCATCGACGCGGATGTCCGTCTCTACCCCGACCGGGCTCGTGGTCGAATAGACGGCCCGACGCAGCATGATGCGCAACTGGTCGCTCTGGGTCCGCATCCAGTCGAAGAGACTAAAAGAACCAACAAGGTTGATGCGCTTCTCTGCATAGAAGCGCTTGTAGACATCGTCCACATAGCCCCAGATCACTTGACGGCCCGTGTTGATCTCAACAAGCTGGTTGTTCGCCTCGCAGATCTCGGCGACACCATCTTCGGGGTCAACAGTAACCCGGACCCAGACGGGCTCCTCGGGCCACGTCCACTCGAACTCGACGGTCGTCTCGGTGAACGGTTCGAGTGCCATGTCGATCATCACCTGTCTACTCAGGACCGGCCGTTCGTCAGCATCGAGGGCAAAGTTACGGTTCGAATCCGGGATTAGCTCAAACGTGACGGGCACACCGGCCGGCGTCGGCTCAAAGCCATAGTTGGCAATGTGTGCCACCGACTTCACCACGTCGCCCGGCACGGGATAGCCCTTGATCGAATACTTGTGGTAACGCGGGAGGCGTTCGACGACATAGAGATCGAAGTCCGGCTGCTCGAGAGCAATCACCTCGAACGTCTCGCTCGCTCGAAGACCGCGGAACTCGGCCGTGACCGTGCAGCGCCCAAGGGCATGGCCGAAGACTCTGCCCTGCGCATTGACCGTAGCGACCGCTTCGTCAGACGTCGACCACGCAATAAGCGGCTTCGCGTCGAATGTCGCCCAGTTGCCGTAGCCGTGATCGTCCACGTACTCGGTGATCCGCTCCCACCGCCCGTTGAGCTGGGCCTGAACGCCGTACTGCTTGTGGTAACCGTTGACGACGCGCCGGTCGGACGGCACGCCGTGCGGCTCCGGATCAATGGCGATCTGCGTATATGGCGCCGTGCGGAAGTAGTCACGGTAGACAACCTCGAGCGGCCGGCGCTCCGTCGGGGTTTCCGGACCGTAACGCATGACCAGCTCATCCATGGCGGCTTGCGCCGTCTCGTCGCCGATCCAGAGCCTCGCATCGCTCATTGCGTCGGGATCGAGGAACGCATTCCCCGAAGCGATCGGCCCGTCAACGGCCTCCTTGTCAATCCACAACGGCACCCCTGCTGGAATGCCCCGCCCGTTCGAGAACCAGGCGATGGCGACGTGATGCCACTCGCCGGCTTTCCAGTGCGACACGTCGGCGCGCGCGACGGTCGACTTCGCTGGCGAGGCCATCACATAGCGCAACGTATTCTTGGCCGATTTCTCCAGGAGCAACCCGTTCCTCTCTGGATCGCCGATGTGCAGCAGCCGGTGCGTCTTGCCGTCGTTGCCGTTCCAGTCAGGGCGAATCCAGAAGCTGATATAACCCTGCTCCTGGAACAGCACGGGGTGCTCTACCGGCACCCCCTTGGTCAACTGCACGGCCGCGCCCCAGCCGCCCTTGGCCGCCGGCAACACCGGATCGGGCGCCGCAACCTTCACGCTCTCGTCAATGGCCGCGTCAATGGCCGCGTCGGTGAACCACGCGACCGCCGCCCGCGGCGGTTCCAGCGCGCTGCCGGTGCTGCAGACGAACACGGCGACCGCGCACAAGCCACATGCGATGCGAAGCATCATGTCTCTCCTCCTCAAGGAAGCTGTGTTCGCGTTCTGTCTCTCCCGACGGCGAGACCACTCTTCCGGTTGCAGAAGGCGGGCACTCCGTCCGTATCGGCGGCCGCTTACTCGGCGTCCTCCGCCTCGGACGCCTTGGCACCATCGCCGACGACGTGCAGCGTGATCCAGATCGGTTCGGACTCCCGGATCCCGTCGATGACGTAGAAGGCGATCTCAAAGTCGCCCTCCTCCTCGAGCGGCGCCCGGCAATCGAAAACGGGCTTGCTGCCGAAGCGCTCCTCGCGATCGAATTCATCCGGCGCCTGCCAGCGGTACGCGAGCGGCTGGCCTTCCGGGTCGAAGCTGGCCGACCCATCGATGCGGACCGACTCGCCCATCTTGGCCGTCAGTTCGAGTTCCCCGTCCGGCTCGCTGGGCTGAATGTCGACCTTGGCAACCGGCCTCAAGTTCTTCTCGCGGACCGCGTCAGGCACGGGGTGCCGGATAATGGGCGTCTCGCCGTCAAACGGTGTGAGACTGGTGCGGATCGTGTAGATGCCCCAGTTCTTGTGGCCGCTGAGGAACGCCTCGTTCATCATCGTCAGCGTCAGCCAGTGGAACTCGGTCTGGTCGCCGCTGGCAATCCGAAGCAGCATCATGCCGTCGGCGTCAAAACAGGTCGGCGTGGCTATGATCGGACCGTCCGGCATGGCAAACGGGTTCCACAACTCCACCGATCCTTCCACCTCGTCGGTGTCGGGTGAGTCCCAGTCCCTGTCCGTCTCCCCCGGAAACACGTAGCGGCCTTCCTCATTCGTATGGCCGACGTATTTGGCGCGGTCAGCGAAGAACTTCGCCGCGCCGTCCTGGATGTGCGCTTGTTTCGCCTGAT includes these proteins:
- a CDS encoding Ig-like domain-containing protein — encoded protein: MMLRIACGLCAVAVFVCSTGSALEPPRAAVAWFTDAAIDAAIDESVKVAAPDPVLPAAKGGWGAAVQLTKGVPVEHPVLFQEQGYISFWIRPDWNGNDGKTHRLLHIGDPERNGLLLEKSAKNTLRYVMASPAKSTVARADVSHWKAGEWHHVAIAWFSNGRGIPAGVPLWIDKEAVDGPIASGNAFLDPDAMSDARLWIGDETAQAAMDELVMRYGPETPTERRPLEVVYRDYFRTAPYTQIAIDPEPHGVPSDRRVVNGYHKQYGVQAQLNGRWERITEYVDDHGYGNWATFDAKPLIAWSTSDEAVATVNAQGRVFGHALGRCTVTAEFRGLRASETFEVIALEQPDFDLYVVERLPRYHKYSIKGYPVPGDVVKSVAHIANYGFEPTPAGVPVTFELIPDSNRNFALDADERPVLSRQVMIDMALEPFTETTVEFEWTWPEEPVWVRVTVDPEDGVAEICEANNQLVEINTGRQVIWGYVDDVYKRFYAEKRINLVGSFSLFDWMRTQSDQLRIMLRRAVYSTTSPVGVETDIRVDEFIDFIPGTGPNRPYEWHLEYQDGGFPIGEDDGSHLDAIWSPVVHELGHTMLSLPDLYGYACSSNLILIADGDGTPYAGGPLLPTLGRRGTSILFSPELGVACGTGYSSLMDMVHLWLHPANAGQIQYYLGQRGVAFWGIHGRLIAASRHELYVLDLNDEPLVGAAVYCYQVTNVDTRQADARLIADRPKFKGHTDKRGCFVFPKKTDPNWDDPETDEVDGSVEVWNPFGTATGDIAATPGSWGTDSMLLLKIVSGDQTEFHWLTISMMNVAFFEGGKDRGVYPIRTSLKPHSEPTPLVRKPVPEAIREQNLAPVAKLDGPRRIRVRPGEMIRLDGSASYDPEGQPLLFRWHADGPVKDEDRFCEKAIYEGAAPSDPRRLRDYDIVFQVVDGVRKSESICIEVELIRDEGSAEEDD